A window of uncultured Fusobacterium sp. contains these coding sequences:
- a CDS encoding sodium:alanine symporter family protein, translating into MLHYFEALVNFLWGLPIIVIILGTGMYFTIRTGFFQVFHLKHIFSETIFKIIKKGNKAEGDGKGLITPFEAVATAIGGSVGVGNIGGVATAMAVGGPGSLFWLWVAAFVGMILKMAEVSLGVYYRQKDEKGELYGGPTYYMEKGLGEEKGHKWWIIPAAIFGGGIFSTFFITVQNYTVSEAVSSAFGIKIIYASIIYIVCNYILIIGGIKSLGKLAGKIVPFMCIFYVGAALYIVAINIENLPETFRLIFSGAFTGTAAVGGFAGAGFRQVMRIGMARSVFSNEAGWGSSPMIHASAQTDHPIKQGLWGAFEVFVDTIIVCTLTCLVIVITGVWSSGATGATLTLSAFETGMGAASKIFIATGIFLFGVTTSSGWYAYYEIILRHLMKSSPKLKDGILKFYKIFYPVPGFIMVVMATTIGMPGATVWLFADFTTAVPTFINVAVILSLSGTFFKLFKDYKTRYILKQEPKPEDQIPLFYEDKINK; encoded by the coding sequence ATGTTACATTATTTTGAAGCGTTGGTTAATTTTTTATGGGGATTACCTATCATAGTAATCATTCTTGGAACTGGAATGTATTTTACTATTAGAACTGGTTTTTTCCAAGTTTTTCACCTAAAGCACATATTCTCTGAAACAATTTTTAAAATTATTAAAAAAGGGAATAAAGCTGAAGGGGACGGTAAAGGTCTTATCACTCCTTTTGAAGCAGTTGCTACTGCTATAGGTGGTTCTGTTGGAGTTGGTAATATTGGTGGAGTTGCTACTGCTATGGCTGTTGGAGGACCTGGTTCTCTATTCTGGTTATGGGTTGCAGCTTTTGTTGGAATGATTTTAAAGATGGCTGAAGTTTCTCTTGGGGTTTACTACAGACAAAAAGATGAAAAAGGGGAACTATATGGTGGTCCTACTTATTACATGGAAAAAGGATTAGGAGAAGAAAAAGGACACAAATGGTGGATTATCCCAGCTGCTATATTCGGTGGTGGAATCTTCTCTACTTTCTTCATCACAGTACAAAACTACACTGTATCAGAAGCTGTTAGTTCTGCTTTTGGAATAAAAATAATATATGCTAGTATTATTTATATAGTTTGTAACTATATTTTAATCATTGGTGGAATTAAATCTCTTGGAAAATTAGCAGGAAAAATAGTTCCATTTATGTGTATTTTCTACGTTGGAGCTGCTTTATACATAGTTGCTATCAATATTGAAAACTTACCTGAAACATTTAGATTAATCTTCTCAGGAGCATTTACTGGTACTGCTGCTGTGGGAGGATTTGCTGGAGCTGGATTTAGACAAGTTATGAGAATTGGTATGGCAAGATCTGTATTTAGTAACGAAGCTGGTTGGGGAAGTTCTCCTATGATTCACGCATCTGCTCAAACTGACCATCCTATTAAACAAGGACTTTGGGGAGCATTTGAAGTTTTCGTAGATACTATTATTGTTTGTACTTTAACTTGTTTAGTAATTGTTATCACTGGTGTATGGAGCAGTGGTGCTACTGGAGCTACTCTTACTCTTAGTGCTTTTGAAACTGGAATGGGAGCAGCTAGTAAAATATTTATTGCTACTGGTATCTTCCTATTTGGAGTTACTACTTCATCTGGTTGGTATGCTTACTATGAAATTATTTTAAGACACTTAATGAAATCATCTCCAAAATTAAAAGATGGAATTCTTAAATTCTATAAAATTTTCTATCCAGTGCCTGGATTTATAATGGTTGTTATGGCTACTACTATTGGAATGCCTGGTGCTACTGTTTGGTTATTCGCAGACTTTACAACTGCTGTTCCAACATTTATAAACGTTGCTGTAATCTTATCATTAAGTGGTACTTTCTTTAAACTATTTAAAGACTACAAAACTAGATATATTTTAAAACAAGAACCAAAACCTGAAGATCAAATTCCTTTATTCTATGAAGATAAAATAAATAAATAA
- a CDS encoding gamma-glutamyl-gamma-aminobutyrate hydrolase family protein (Members of this family of hydrolases with an active site Cys residue belong to MEROPS family C26.), with protein MNKPIIGITSAYEIEDGLRNYHRTTVSIDYSKSIIAAGGIPIILPVTSNLETIKEQLKLLDGLLLAGGVDINPQYYGQDFKENMGVISPERDEGEFLVLEEFFKTEKPILGICRGHQLINIFRGGTLFQDLKYTGKEVLKHRQDFYPELAVHKVNIIDNDNILSKLYGKEVLTNSFHHQSVDKLGDGLTTIATTSDGIIEAFQMKSRKFLYGIQWHPEMMTARGNEEMKKIFIEFINSCQNIK; from the coding sequence ATGAATAAACCTATCATTGGTATAACTTCAGCTTATGAAATTGAAGATGGTCTTAGAAATTATCATAGGACTACGGTAAGTATTGATTATAGTAAATCAATTATTGCTGCTGGAGGAATACCTATTATTCTACCTGTAACTTCTAATTTAGAAACTATAAAGGAACAATTAAAGTTACTTGATGGATTACTTCTTGCTGGTGGTGTAGATATCAATCCTCAATATTATGGACAAGATTTCAAAGAGAATATGGGAGTTATTTCTCCAGAAAGAGATGAGGGAGAATTTTTAGTTTTAGAAGAGTTTTTTAAAACTGAAAAACCTATTCTTGGAATATGTAGAGGACATCAACTTATAAATATATTTAGAGGAGGAACTCTTTTCCAAGATCTTAAATATACTGGTAAAGAAGTTTTAAAACACAGACAAGATTTTTATCCAGAACTTGCTGTTCACAAAGTTAATATAATTGACAATGATAATATTTTATCTAAATTATATGGTAAAGAAGTTTTAACTAACTCTTTCCACCATCAATCTGTTGATAAATTAGGTGATGGATTAACTACTATAGCTACAACTAGTGATGGAATAATTGAAGCTTTTCAAATGAAATCTCGTAAATTCCTATACGGAATACAATGGCACCCTGAAATGATGACAGCAAGAGGAAATGAAGAGATGAAAAAAATATTTATTGAGTTTATTAACAGTTGTCAAAATATAAAATAA
- a CDS encoding MurR/RpiR family transcriptional regulator, producing MIKFQNFYKENFNKLTKTEKKILEYIIKNPKYVIMNSALEIGKELSVSDASVLRLSKTLGFNKFSELKSYITSNLNSTSPNERIIKNWNNFHSENDIANKTINADIENIKNFLNNLDFNLLNKTTLLLQNSRKIYFLGLGSSKGISQFMFWYMRRLGFETECINEGGLGLYETLSHLKKGDTIFIFSFPRILEDEIKILKLAKEKNIKIISITSNDLSEIILLSDISFQVEVENFGFFNSYAVPIQLCNLILTMLFEKNKNTIYKEIKDNSFVQDFLFHKN from the coding sequence ATGATAAAATTTCAAAATTTTTATAAAGAAAACTTTAATAAGCTTACAAAAACAGAAAAAAAAATTTTAGAATATATTATTAAAAATCCAAAATATGTTATTATGAATTCCGCTTTAGAAATAGGAAAAGAACTCAGTGTCAGTGATGCTTCTGTTTTACGTCTATCAAAAACATTAGGTTTTAATAAATTTTCCGAATTAAAAAGCTATATCACTTCAAATTTAAACTCTACCTCTCCAAACGAAAGAATTATAAAGAATTGGAATAATTTTCATTCTGAAAATGACATTGCAAATAAAACAATAAACGCAGATATTGAAAATATTAAAAATTTTTTAAATAATCTCGATTTTAATCTTTTAAATAAAACTACTCTTCTTCTACAAAATTCTAGAAAGATATATTTTTTAGGTCTTGGTTCTAGTAAAGGGATCTCTCAATTTATGTTCTGGTACATGAGAAGGCTTGGTTTTGAAACTGAATGTATAAATGAAGGTGGATTAGGTCTATACGAAACTTTATCACATTTAAAAAAAGGAGATACTATTTTCATTTTTTCATTTCCAAGAATTTTAGAGGATGAAATAAAAATATTAAAACTAGCTAAGGAAAAAAATATAAAAATAATATCCATCACAAGCAACGATCTTTCAGAAATCATTCTTTTAAGTGATATAAGTTTCCAAGTTGAAGTTGAAAATTTTGGTTTTTTTAACTCATATGCGGTTCCTATTCAACTTTGTAACTTAATACTTACAATGCTTTTTGAAAAAAATAAAAATACTATTTACAAAGAAATTAAAGATAATAGCTTTGTACAAGATTTTTTATTTCACAAAAATTAA
- a CDS encoding Na+/H+ antiporter NhaC family protein has product MVEFIKLMPVFILAALMMSGFDALLAAPLATVAAALAAMITEKRKFSEILDAALANVREIIIALFILMMAYAMAEVFMATGVGAAIINLALKLGITGKTVALVGAIVTSILSIATGSSWGTFAACAPIFLWLNHIVGGNIMLTMGAIAGGACFGDNIGLISDTTIVSSGIQGVEVVKRIRHQGVWSGLVLLSGIICFGVAGIVMGLPSISGDGAAAINQIPAEVWTKLAEERESAVILLNQVRDGVPIYMIIPLILVLIFAFRGYQTFICLFIGILASYILGFFAGTVTSTKAFLQDLIFVGFEGAGAWVIVMMMWVSAFGGIMKMMDAFKPLSLLLIKISKNVRQLMFWNGTLSIFGNMALADEMAQIVTIGPIIRNLVEKNVEGSPEDLETLRLRNATFSDAMGVFGSQLIPWHVYIGFYLGIAATVYPLETFTPIDIIQYNFIAFIAVISMLVLTLTGFDRFIPRFALPSEPKVRLKK; this is encoded by the coding sequence ATGGTCGAGTTTATTAAATTAATGCCTGTTTTTATTCTAGCTGCTCTTATGATGTCAGGATTTGACGCTTTATTAGCTGCACCTTTAGCTACTGTTGCTGCTGCTTTAGCTGCAATGATCACTGAAAAACGAAAGTTTTCTGAAATACTTGATGCTGCATTAGCAAATGTAAGAGAAATTATCATTGCATTGTTTATACTAATGATGGCATATGCTATGGCAGAAGTTTTTATGGCTACTGGAGTTGGAGCTGCTATTATTAACTTGGCTTTAAAATTAGGAATTACTGGAAAAACAGTTGCATTAGTGGGAGCAATCGTTACTTCTATTCTTTCTATAGCTACTGGTTCAAGTTGGGGTACTTTTGCTGCATGTGCACCTATATTTTTATGGTTAAATCATATAGTAGGTGGAAATATAATGCTTACTATGGGAGCTATTGCTGGTGGAGCATGCTTTGGAGATAATATTGGTCTTATTTCTGATACTACTATTGTTAGTTCAGGAATACAAGGTGTTGAAGTTGTTAAAAGAATTAGACATCAAGGTGTTTGGTCAGGATTAGTTTTATTATCTGGAATAATTTGTTTTGGTGTTGCAGGAATTGTTATGGGACTTCCATCAATTAGTGGAGATGGAGCAGCTGCTATCAATCAAATCCCAGCTGAGGTTTGGACTAAGCTAGCTGAAGAAAGAGAATCAGCAGTAATTTTATTAAATCAAGTTAGAGATGGTGTTCCTATTTATATGATTATACCTCTAATTTTAGTTTTAATATTCGCATTTAGAGGATATCAAACTTTTATTTGTTTATTTATTGGTATTTTAGCTTCATATATTTTAGGATTCTTCGCTGGTACTGTTACTAGTACAAAAGCTTTTTTACAAGATTTAATCTTTGTTGGTTTCGAAGGTGCTGGAGCTTGGGTTATAGTTATGATGATGTGGGTTTCTGCTTTCGGTGGAATAATGAAGATGATGGATGCTTTTAAACCTTTATCACTTTTACTTATAAAAATATCTAAAAATGTAAGACAACTTATGTTTTGGAATGGAACTTTATCAATCTTTGGAAATATGGCGTTAGCTGATGAAATGGCTCAAATAGTTACAATAGGACCTATCATTAGAAACTTAGTAGAGAAAAATGTTGAAGGTAGTCCAGAAGATTTAGAAACTTTAAGACTTAGAAACGCTACTTTCAGTGATGCTATGGGAGTTTTTGGTTCTCAACTTATTCCATGGCATGTATATATTGGATTCTATTTAGGTATTGCTGCTACAGTTTATCCTTTAGAAACATTTACTCCAATCGATATAATTCAATATAACTTTATAGCATTTATCGCTGTAATAAGTATGTTAGTTCTTACTTTAACTGGATTTGACAGATTTATCCCTAGATTTGCATTACCATCAGAACCTAAAGTAAGATTAAAAAAATAA
- a CDS encoding hotdog domain-containing protein: protein MKSMIRMRMSSHDAHYGGNLVDGARMLQLFGDVATELLIQMDGDEGLFKAYDSVEFMAPVYAGDFIEAVGEIVSTGNTSRKMVFEARKVIVPRPDINDSAADVLPEPIVVCRASGTCVTPKNKQRKK, encoded by the coding sequence ATGAAGTCAATGATTAGAATGAGAATGAGTTCGCATGATGCACATTATGGAGGAAATCTAGTAGATGGAGCTAGAATGCTTCAATTATTTGGTGATGTGGCAACAGAACTTTTAATCCAAATGGATGGAGACGAAGGATTATTTAAAGCTTATGATAGCGTTGAGTTTATGGCACCTGTATATGCTGGAGATTTTATTGAAGCAGTAGGAGAAATAGTAAGTACAGGAAATACTTCTAGAAAGATGGTATTTGAAGCAAGAAAGGTAATAGTACCAAGACCTGATATTAATGATTCTGCAGCTGATGTACTTCCAGAACCAATAGTAGTATGTAGAGCAAGTGGAACTTGTGTTACTCCTAAAAATAAACAAAGAAAAAAATAG
- the kce gene encoding 3-keto-5-aminohexanoate cleavage protein, with amino-acid sequence MEKLIITAAICGAEVTKENNPAVPYTVEEIAREAYSAYKAGAAIIHLHVREDDGTPTQSKERFKACIDAIREKCPDVIIQPSTGGAVGMTDLERLQPTELGIEMATLDCGTCNFGGDEVFVNTENTIKNFGKIMIERNVKPEIEVFDKGMVDYAIRYAKQGYIKEPMHFDFVLGVQMAASARDLVFISESIPQGSTWTVAGIGRHEFPMAALAIVMGGHVRVGFEDNVYLDKGVLAKSNGELVEKVVRLAKELGREIATPDEARRILSLKK; translated from the coding sequence ATGGAAAAATTAATAATTACAGCAGCTATTTGTGGAGCTGAAGTAACAAAAGAAAATAATCCAGCTGTTCCATATACAGTAGAAGAGATAGCGAGAGAAGCTTATAGTGCATATAAAGCTGGAGCTGCAATAATTCATTTACATGTAAGAGAAGATGATGGTACACCAACTCAATCTAAAGAAAGATTTAAAGCTTGTATAGATGCTATAAGAGAAAAATGTCCAGATGTAATAATTCAACCATCAACAGGTGGAGCAGTAGGAATGACAGATTTAGAAAGATTACAACCTACAGAATTAGGTATAGAGATGGCAACATTAGATTGTGGAACTTGTAACTTTGGTGGAGATGAAGTATTTGTAAATACAGAAAACACTATTAAGAACTTTGGTAAGATAATGATAGAAAGAAATGTTAAACCAGAAATAGAAGTGTTTGACAAAGGAATGGTAGATTATGCTATCAGATATGCAAAACAAGGTTATATTAAAGAACCTATGCATTTTGATTTTGTATTAGGTGTTCAAATGGCAGCTAGTGCAAGAGATTTAGTATTTATAAGTGAAAGTATTCCACAAGGTTCTACTTGGACAGTAGCAGGAATAGGAAGACATGAATTCCCTATGGCAGCTTTAGCAATAGTGATGGGAGGACATGTAAGAGTTGGATTTGAGGACAATGTTTATTTAGATAAAGGAGTTCTAGCAAAATCTAATGGAGAGTTAGTAGAAAAAGTTGTAAGACTAGCTAAAGAGTTAGGAAGAGAAATAGCAACTCCAGATGAAGCAAGAAGAATTTTAAGTTTAAAGAAATAA
- the kdd gene encoding L-erythro-3,5-diaminohexanoate dehydrogenase: MLKGCKYGTHRVIEPQGVLPQPALKINNDMNIYSNEILIDVIALNIDSASFTQIEEEAGHDVEKIKAKIKEIVGERGKMQNPVTGSGGMLIGRIEKIGPDLEGKVNLKVGDKIATLVSLSLTPLRIDEIIDVKPDIDRVEIKGKAILFESGIYAVLPEDMPETLALAALDVAGAPAQVAKLVRPCESVVILGSAGKSGMLCAYEAVKRVGPTGNVIGVVRNEKEKALLERVSSKVRVVIADATKPIDVLNAVLAANDGKEVDVAINCVNVANTEMSTILPVRDMGIVYFFSMATSFTKAALGAEGVGKDVTMMVGNGYTKDHAAITLEELRESAVLREIFNELYV; the protein is encoded by the coding sequence ATGTTAAAAGGATGCAAATATGGAACACACAGAGTAATAGAACCACAAGGAGTATTACCACAACCAGCTTTAAAAATAAATAATGATATGAATATTTATTCAAATGAAATTTTAATAGATGTTATAGCTTTAAATATAGACTCAGCATCATTTACACAAATAGAAGAAGAAGCAGGACATGATGTAGAAAAAATCAAAGCTAAAATTAAAGAGATTGTTGGAGAAAGAGGAAAAATGCAAAATCCAGTAACAGGATCTGGAGGAATGTTAATTGGAAGAATAGAAAAAATCGGTCCTGACTTAGAAGGAAAAGTAAACTTAAAAGTTGGAGATAAAATAGCAACTCTAGTTTCTCTATCACTTACTCCATTAAGAATAGATGAGATAATAGACGTTAAACCAGATATAGATAGAGTAGAAATTAAAGGTAAAGCAATTTTATTTGAAAGTGGAATCTATGCAGTATTACCAGAAGATATGCCAGAAACTTTAGCATTAGCAGCTTTAGACGTAGCAGGAGCTCCAGCTCAAGTAGCAAAACTTGTAAGACCATGTGAATCAGTAGTAATATTAGGATCAGCAGGAAAATCAGGAATGCTTTGTGCTTATGAAGCAGTAAAAAGAGTAGGACCTACTGGAAATGTAATTGGAGTAGTAAGAAATGAAAAAGAAAAAGCTTTACTTGAAAGAGTAAGTTCAAAAGTAAGAGTAGTAATAGCAGATGCTACAAAACCTATCGATGTATTAAATGCAGTATTAGCAGCTAACGATGGTAAAGAAGTAGATGTGGCTATAAACTGTGTAAACGTAGCAAATACAGAAATGTCAACAATTCTTCCAGTAAGAGATATGGGAATAGTTTATTTCTTCTCAATGGCAACATCATTTACTAAAGCAGCTTTAGGAGCAGAAGGAGTAGGAAAAGATGTTACTATGATGGTTGGAAACGGATATACAAAAGACCATGCTGCAATAACTTTAGAAGAATTAAGAGAAAGTGCAGTATTAAGAGAAATTTTCAACGAGTTATACGTATAA
- the kamA gene encoding L-lysine 2,3-aminomutase: protein MNTVNTRAKFFPNVTDAEWNDWHWQVRNRIETLEDLKKYITLSEEEEEGVKKTLETLRMAITPYYFSLMDIDDPNCPVRKQAIPSIKEIHKSEADLLDPLHEDEDSPVPGLTHRYPDRVLLLITDMCSMYCRHCTRRRFAGAHDDAMPLERIDKAIEYIAKTPQVRDVLLSGGDALLVSDETLEYIIKKLRAIPHVEIIRIGSRTPVVLPQRITPELVEMLKKYHPIWLNTHFNHPKEVTPEAKAACERLANAGIPLGNQSVLLRGINDCVHVMKRLVHELVKMRVRPYYIYQCDLSMGLEHFRTPVSKGIEIIEGLRGHTSGYAVPTFVVDAPGGGGKTPVMPQYVISQSPHKVVLRNFEGVITTYTEPEEYHEECQCEDCKAKRMNTGVSKLLSGGAMAIEPKELDRHKRNEK from the coding sequence ATGAATACAGTTAATACAAGAGCTAAGTTTTTCCCAAATGTAACTGATGCAGAATGGAACGATTGGCATTGGCAAGTAAGAAATAGAATAGAAACTTTAGAGGATTTAAAGAAATATATTACTTTAAGTGAAGAAGAAGAAGAAGGAGTAAAGAAAACTCTTGAAACTTTAAGAATGGCAATTACTCCATACTATTTCTCATTAATGGATATTGATGATCCTAATTGCCCAGTTAGAAAACAAGCTATACCATCAATAAAAGAGATTCATAAGTCAGAAGCAGACTTATTAGACCCATTACATGAAGATGAAGACTCACCAGTTCCTGGATTAACTCATAGATATCCAGATAGAGTATTATTACTTATAACTGATATGTGTTCTATGTACTGTAGACACTGTACAAGAAGAAGATTTGCAGGAGCACATGATGATGCTATGCCTCTAGAAAGAATAGATAAGGCTATAGAATATATTGCAAAAACTCCACAAGTAAGAGACGTATTATTATCAGGAGGAGATGCTCTATTAGTATCTGATGAAACATTAGAGTATATCATTAAAAAATTAAGAGCTATACCTCATGTAGAAATAATAAGAATTGGATCAAGAACACCAGTAGTTCTTCCACAAAGAATTACTCCAGAATTAGTAGAAATGCTTAAAAAATATCATCCAATTTGGTTAAATACTCACTTTAACCATCCAAAAGAAGTAACTCCAGAAGCTAAAGCAGCTTGTGAAAGATTAGCAAATGCTGGAATCCCATTAGGAAACCAATCAGTATTATTAAGAGGAATAAATGACTGTGTTCATGTAATGAAGAGATTAGTTCATGAATTAGTAAAAATGAGAGTAAGACCTTATTATATTTATCAATGTGACTTATCTATGGGTCTTGAGCACTTCAGAACACCAGTTTCTAAAGGAATTGAGATTATAGAAGGATTAAGAGGACATACTTCTGGATATGCAGTACCTACATTCGTTGTAGACGCACCTGGAGGTGGAGGAAAAACTCCAGTAATGCCTCAATATGTAATCTCTCAATCTCCACATAAAGTAGTGTTAAGAAACTTTGAAGGAGTTATAACTACTTATACAGAGCCAGAAGAGTATCATGAAGAGTGTCAATGTGAGGATTGTAAAGCTAAGAGAATGAATACAGGAGTATCTAAACTTTTAAGCGGTGGAGCAATGGCTATTGAACCAAAAGAATTAGATAGACATAAGAGAAATGAAAAATAA
- the kamD gene encoding lysine 5,6-aminomutase subunit alpha, translated as MESKLNLNWNLVEEARTSAKKIAADAQVFIDKHSTVTVERTICRLLGIDGVDEFEVPLPNVVVDYIKEYGNISLGVAKYLGNAMLETGLQPQEIAEKIAKKELDITKMKWHDDFDIRLAIKPIVDANIERIKANRAKREEYLNVYGDKKGPYIYVIVATGNIYEDVTQAVAAARQGADVIAVIRTTGQSLLDYVPYGATTEGFGGTMATQENFRIMRKALDEVGVELKRYIRLCNYCSGLCMPEIAAMGALERLDMMLNDALYGILFRDINMKRTLIDQFFSRVINGFAGVIINTGEDNYLTTADAIEEAHTVLASQFINEQFALVAGLPEEQMGLGHAFEMNPDTKNGFLYELAQAQMAREIFPKAPLKYMPPTKFMTGNIFKGHVQDALFNMVTIMTGQKVHLLGMLTEAIHTPFMSDRALSIENAKYIFNNMEDFGNDIEFKKDGIMVNRAKEVLEKAAELLKTIETTGIFKTLEGGVFAGIRRPIDGGKGLAGVFEKDSSYFNPFIESMLGGKR; from the coding sequence ATGGAGAGCAAATTAAATCTAAATTGGAATTTAGTAGAAGAGGCTCGTACTTCAGCAAAAAAAATAGCTGCTGATGCCCAAGTATTCATTGATAAACATAGTACAGTAACTGTTGAAAGAACAATATGTAGATTATTAGGAATAGATGGAGTAGATGAATTTGAAGTTCCTTTACCAAACGTAGTAGTTGACTACATAAAAGAATATGGAAATATCTCTTTAGGAGTAGCAAAATATCTTGGAAATGCTATGCTAGAAACTGGACTTCAACCACAAGAAATAGCAGAAAAAATAGCTAAAAAAGAATTAGATATAACTAAAATGAAATGGCATGATGATTTTGATATAAGATTAGCAATAAAACCAATTGTTGATGCTAATATTGAAAGAATTAAGGCAAATAGAGCAAAAAGAGAAGAATATTTAAATGTATATGGAGATAAGAAAGGTCCATATATATATGTAATAGTTGCCACTGGAAATATTTATGAAGACGTTACTCAAGCAGTTGCAGCAGCAAGACAAGGAGCTGACGTTATAGCAGTTATCAGAACAACAGGACAATCACTTCTTGACTATGTACCATATGGAGCTACTACTGAAGGATTTGGAGGAACAATGGCTACTCAAGAAAACTTCAGAATTATGAGAAAAGCTCTTGATGAAGTAGGAGTAGAATTAAAAAGATATATAAGATTATGTAACTATTGTTCAGGATTATGTATGCCAGAAATAGCTGCTATGGGAGCTTTAGAAAGATTAGATATGATGCTTAATGACGCATTATATGGAATATTATTCAGAGATATTAACATGAAGAGAACTTTAATTGACCAATTCTTCTCAAGAGTTATTAATGGATTTGCAGGAGTTATAATCAATACAGGTGAAGATAACTATTTAACTACAGCAGATGCGATTGAAGAAGCTCACACAGTTTTAGCTTCTCAATTTATAAATGAACAATTTGCTTTAGTAGCTGGACTTCCAGAAGAACAAATGGGACTTGGACATGCTTTTGAAATGAATCCAGATACTAAAAATGGATTCCTATATGAATTAGCTCAAGCTCAAATGGCAAGAGAAATATTCCCTAAAGCACCTTTAAAATATATGCCACCTACAAAGTTTATGACAGGAAATATTTTTAAAGGACATGTACAAGATGCTTTATTTAATATGGTAACTATAATGACTGGACAAAAAGTTCACTTATTAGGAATGTTAACAGAAGCTATCCATACTCCATTCATGTCAGATAGAGCTTTATCAATTGAAAATGCTAAATATATTTTCAATAATATGGAAGATTTTGGAAATGATATAGAGTTTAAAAAAGATGGTATTATGGTAAATAGAGCTAAAGAAGTTTTAGAAAAAGCTGCTGAACTTTTAAAAACTATTGAAACAACAGGAATTTTTAAAACATTAGAAGGTGGAGTATTTGCTGGAATAAGAAGACCAATAGATGGAGGAAAAGGATTAGCTGGAGTATTTGAAAAAGATTCAAGTTACTTTAACCCATTTATAGAATCAATGCTTGGAGGTAAAAGATAA
- the kamE gene encoding lysine 5,6-aminomutase subunit beta, with protein sequence MSGGLYSTDKKDFDKTLDLTQLKPYGDTMNDGKVQLSFTLPVPNNERGVEAALQLAKKMGFVDPAVAFSEALDKEFSFYVVYGSTSHSVNYEDIHVQALEIDTMDMHECEEYIKENIGRDVVMIGASTGTDAHTVGIDAIMNMKGYAGHYGLERYKGIKAYNLGSQVPNEEFIQKAIELKADALIVSQTVTQKDVHIKNLTNLVELLEAEGLRDKVILIAGGARITNELAKELGYDAGFGPGKYADDVATFIVKEMVNRKK encoded by the coding sequence ATGTCTGGAGGATTATATTCAACTGATAAAAAAGATTTTGATAAAACACTAGATTTAACTCAATTAAAACCTTACGGAGATACAATGAATGATGGAAAAGTTCAATTAAGTTTTACTCTTCCAGTGCCTAATAATGAAAGAGGAGTAGAAGCTGCTCTACAACTTGCAAAAAAAATGGGATTTGTAGATCCAGCAGTAGCTTTTTCAGAAGCATTAGATAAAGAATTCTCATTCTATGTTGTATATGGATCAACTTCACATAGTGTTAACTATGAAGATATTCATGTTCAAGCATTAGAAATAGATACTATGGATATGCATGAATGTGAAGAGTATATTAAAGAAAATATAGGAAGAGATGTAGTAATGATAGGAGCAAGTACAGGTACAGATGCTCATACAGTTGGTATAGACGCTATCATGAACATGAAAGGATATGCAGGACACTATGGTCTTGAAAGATATAAAGGAATAAAGGCTTATAACTTAGGAAGCCAAGTTCCAAATGAAGAGTTTATTCAAAAAGCTATTGAGTTAAAAGCTGATGCTTTAATAGTTTCTCAAACTGTAACACAAAAAGATGTTCATATTAAAAACTTAACTAACTTAGTAGAGCTATTAGAGGCAGAAGGATTAAGAGACAAAGTTATCTTAATAGCTGGAGGAGCTAGAATTACTAATGAACTTGCTAAAGAGTTAGGATATGATGCTGGATTTGGACCAGGAAAATATGCTGATGATGTGGCAACATTCATAGTAAAAGAAATGGTAAATAGAAAAAAATAA